The genomic DNA CTGTTTATTCCCAGTGGGGTGGCCCACGGATATCAGGCCGGCCCGGACGGGGCACTGCTGCTGTACGGTGTGGACGCCAGTTTTGACCCGGCCGCGCCCAACGAGGGCCGGCTGCCCTGGGACTACTTTGGGCCGGAGCTGTGGCAGGAGGACCGCGGATGAGGCTGCTGGTCACCGGCGGCAGTGGCCGGTTGGGGCGTGCACTGCGGACCTTTTTCCCCCAGGCTTGGTGGCCGTCTCATGCTGAGCTGGACGTGACCCGGTCGCAGCAGGTGCAGGCTGCCGTGGCTGCCTACCGCCCCGACCTGATTCTGCACGCGGCAGCCTATACCGACGTGGCCCGCGCCGAAACCGACCGGGCCACCTGCTGGCAGGTCAATGTGGAAGGCACCCGGCACATTGCCCGGGCGACGCTCGACCACGGTGCCCGGCTGGTGTTTGTCAGCACCGATTATGTTTTCCAGGGTGACCGGGGCCAGTACCGTGAGGACGACCCGCCCGGTGTGCCCACCACCTATTACGGCCTGACCAAACTGGTGGCCGAGGAAGCGGCCCGGCAGGCCGGTGCCCTGCTGCTGCGCACCAGTTTCCGTGAGCGGCCTTTTCCCCACCCCCAGGCCGTTACCGACGCTTATACCTCGCAGGATTATCTGGACGTACTGCTGCCCGAGCTGGCACTGGCCGTTCAGCACGCGCTGGAGCTGGGCGCCGGACCGTTACATGTCTCTTCTGTGCGCCGCAGCGTCTATGAACTGGCCCGGCTGTCCCGGCCTGACGTGCGCCCGGTGCGGCGGGCCGACATGGCCACCCCGCTGCCGCAGGATGTCAGCCTGGATTCCAGCCGCTGGCGGGCCCTCTCACAGCAATGGAGAATCCCCTGAAACTGAAACGCTCTGCCGTGTTGGCCCTGTGTCTCTCGCTCTGGCCGCTGGCTCAGGCGGCTGGCCCTGCTGCACCCGCACCCGGCGGGCAGCTCAACTTGGGCCCCATCTCGGTGCAGACCGGCACTTTGCCGCCTCCCTCAGCGACGGCCCTGCGTGGTGGGGCCACCATGACCGACTGTCCACGCCCGGCTGCCCGTCTGGACCGGGTGCTGTATGACCACCTGCGCGGCCAGGGTGCCGAGCTGAGCTGCGGCAACCTGTTTCTGCAGCTGCTGGAGTTGCCCGGCGACCCACAGCAGCTGGGCCCGCAGGGCGGCTACCGTGAGCTGGCCGCGCAGATCCGGCAGGCCCGCAGCGAGGTGCTGCTGGCAAACATGGTCTGGGATTCTGGGCCGCAGTGGCCTGGGCGCCTGCTGGCCCAGGCCACTGCGGACCTGCGGGCCGACGTGCTGGCGCACCCGGAAGCTTACCCACAGGGCATGACAGTCAGGATTTTGCTGGGGCATTCGGTGCGGCCCGAAGATGCGCCGCTTGACCCGCGCCTCAGCCTGGACTACGCCGCGCAGGACCTGCTGGCGGCGGGGCTGCCCCTGACCGGCGAGGCCGAGGGCCCCTGGCGGCTGGAACTGGCCGACTACGCTTTTGCGGTGCCACATAGCCACACCAAGTTGCTGGTCACAGACCGTGAGCGGGTGCTGGCCGGGGGGTTCAACATCAGCAACTTGCATTTGCCGCTCAGTACGCCGGGCGGCCGGGGATCGCACGACCTGGGGCTGGCAGTAAAAGGTCCGGTGGCGCGGCAGGCGGTGGCCGCCTTTGAAGACCTCTGGAGCCTCAGCCCGGTCGCTGACCTGTCCGCCGGGTCTGGGTACACGCACCACCTCAGCGCAGGTGCGGGCTGCCTGCACCTTGGGCCCGCCAGTGCCTTCTGCGCCGCTGATCTGGGTCTCAGCGCCGCCGACAGCCGGTACCGCTCTGGTCTACCCGCTGTACCGCCGCAGCGGCTACGAGCAGGCGGACGCGGCGCTGGTGGCTCTGCTGGCAGCCTCGCAGCAGCGCTTGGACCTGATGCAGGCGCAAGTCGGCGGTGACTTGGCCTGTGATCTGGTGCTGGGCCGGACCCCCGGCTGCTCGGCCCGCGGCCCGGGCCTGCCGGCCTGGCAGGCGGTGGCGGCCGCGGTCAAGCAGCGTGGCGTGCGGGTTCGCCTATTGCTGGACCAGGGCCAGCCGCTGGCAACCGAGAACTGGGCATTGCTGCGCCGCCTGCGGGACGACCTGGCGCGTGCCGGCGCGGCAGACCGGCTGGAGGTGCGCTGGGCGCCGCACCGCCTGCATACCAAGGCTGTCATTGTGGACGGCCAGATGACGGTGGTGGGCAGCACCAACCTGCACTTTTCCTCGTTTGGGCCGCGTGGGCTGACCGAATATGCCCTGGCGACCAGCGACCCGCAGGCTGTGGCAGCGGTGCAGGCCAATTTTGCGGCCGAGTGGGCACAGGGTGTGGAATTGCCGGAGCCGTGGTGGTCCGCTCCCCGCTGAGAACAGCCCCATAGTTTCCCAGTTCAGCAGGAGTCAGAACAGGCCCTGGATCTCGCCGTTTTCGTCCAGGTCAATCTTGCAGGCAGCTGGGGCCCGGCCCAGCCCCGGCATTGTCCGCATGTCGCCGCAGATGGCATACACGTAGCCGGCCCCCGCAGCGGCCCGCACCTCGCGCACCGGCAGCCGCCAGCCGGTGGGCGCACCCCGCAGCCTAGGATCGCTGGAGATGCTGAGGTGGGTCTTGGCAATGACCACCGGGAAATGCCCGTATCCCAGCTCTTCGAACCGCTTGAGGTCCCGGCGTGCCTGCGGGCTGAGGTCGAGGCCGTCTGCCCCGTACACACCGCAGGCCACTTTTTCAAGCTTGGTCACCAGCGGGTCGGCGAGGTCATAGGTGGGCCGGAAGTCGCTGGGGTCTTCGCAGGCGGCCATCACGGCCTGCGCCAGTTCAGTGGCTCCGGCGCCGCCGTCCGCCACGTGGGTGGCGCGGGCTACCCGGGCACCTGCCGCCTGCGCCACCTCCTGGATCACGGCGTGTTCGCTGTCAAAATCACCCGGGAACACGTTGATGGCGACCACCGGCGACACCCCGAAACCTCGCACGATCTCAATGTGCTTGCGTAGATTGTCGGCGCCGGCGCGCACGTCGCCTGGGTTTTCTTCCAGCATTGCGGCCGGCAGCGGCTGGCCGGCCACCACCCGGTGGCGCCCCGAATGCGTTTTGAGCGCCCGCACCGTCACCACCAGCACGGCGGCGGCCGGGCGCAGGCCCGACACCCGGCATTTCACGTTGAAGAACCGCTCGGCGCCCATATCGGCCCCGAACCCCGCTTCGGTAATCAGGTAATCGGCGGCGCGGCTGCCCACCAGATCGGCCATCACGCTGGAATTGCCGGTGGCGATGTTCCCGAAAGGCCCGGCGTGAATCAGCGCGGGCGTGTGTTCCAGCGTCTGCATCAGGTTGGGCTGCAGGGCGTCTTTCAGGATGACGGCCATCGCGCCGGCTGCGCCCAGCTGCTCGGCCGTGACCGGCTGGCCGCTGCGGGTAAACCCGATCACGATCCGGCCCAGGCGCGCCCGCAGGTCCTGCAGCGAGGTGGCGAGGCTGAGAATCACCATCACTTCCGAGGCGGCCGTGATGTCAAACCCGGTCTGCCGCGGCACGCCGTCCTGCCGGCTGCCCAGCCCGGTCACCACGTTCCGCAGCGCGCGGTCGTTCATATCCAGCACCCGGCGCCAGGAGATGTTCTGCGGGTCGATCTCCAGCCGGTTGCCGTGGAACAGATGGGCATCGATCATGGCGGCCAGCAGGTTATGGGCGGCCGTCACTGCGTGAAAGTCGCCAGTCAGGTGCAGGTTCAGCGCCTCCATCGGCACGATCTGGCTGTAGCCCCCGCCGGCTGCCCCGCCCTTGACGCCGAAAGTGGGCCCCATGCTGGGCTGGCGCAGGGTCAAGGTGGCCTGTTTGCCGCTGGCGGCCAGCCCCTGCGCCAGGCCCACCGCCGTGGTGGTCTTGCCCTCGCCCAGCGGAGTTGGCGTCACGGCCGTAACCACGACCAGCCGCGCCGGCGGCCGCCCGGCGGGGGTGTCCAGCACCCGCAGGTCCACCTTGGCGACGTGGCGGCCGTAGGGAATCAGGTCCTCTTCGGGAATCCCGGCCCGGGCAGCCACCTGACCGAGCGGCCACAGTTCGGCCTGCCGGGCGATCTCCAGATCGGAGGGCAAAGTCTGCTGAGCTGTCATGGTGCTTTTCACTATGGCAAACCGGCGCCGGCCGCTGCCCGGTGCAGTCCGTTTCCGCTGGACACCGCCGCTGCTGAGACCCACGGTTTGGGGTATGGTGAGCGGCCAACGGACCGATAACTGGCGTGCGGGGCGGCATGACTGTAGTTCTGCCGCGCCTGAACGGTGCTCTGGCCCGAGTAGGCCAGCAGGGGGAGGAGAAAAAAGATGTGGAAAGTTCTGAATCGCTGGGGTCTGGTGCCCCAAATTATTGTCGGTCTGCTGATCGGCGCCGGGGTGGCCCTGCTGTGGCCGGCAGCCGGCGCGGCGCTGGGCCTGCTGGGCACCCTGTTCGTGGGTGCGCTTAAAGCGGTGGCCCCGGTGCTGGTGTTCGTGCTGGTGATTGCGGCCATCTCAGGCCACCAGCAGGGCCAGGACACCAATATGGGGTCGGTGCTGTGGCTGTACCTGCTGGGTACCTTTTCCGCCGCGCTGCTGGCCGTGGCCTTCAGCTTCGCCTTTCCCACCCAGCTGACCCTGGCCACTGCCGTGCAGGACGCTGCCCCGCCCGGAGACGTGGTGACGGTGCTGACCAATCTGCTGAGCAACGCCGTAATGAACCCGGTGCGGGCGCTGGTGGAAGCCAACTACATCGGCATTCTGTTCTGGGCGGTGCTGCTGGGGCTGGCACTGCGGCAGGCCGGCGCCGGCACCCGGCAAATGCTGCAGGAAGCCGGCGACGCCGTGTCGCAGGTGGTGCGCTGGGTAATCGCGTTTGCGCCGCTGGGCATCCTGGGCCTGGTGGCTTCGACGGTGGCCGAAACCGGCTTTGACGGCCTGCTGTCGTATGGCCGGCTGCTGGCGGTGCTGCTGGGCGCCATGCTGACCATGGCCCTGGTGATCAATCCCCTGATCGTGTGGTTCAAGCTGCGCCGCAACCCCTACCCCCTGGTGCTGACCTGCCTGCGCGAAAGCGGCATTACCGCCTTTTTCACCCGCTCCTCGGCGGCCAATATCCCCGTGAACCTGGCACTGGCCGAGAAACTGGGTGTGCGCGAGGAAACCTATTCCATGTCCATCCCGCTGGGGGCCACCATCAACATGGCGGGCGCGGCCATCACCATCACGGTGCTGACGCTGGCCGCAGCCCATACCGTGGGCACCGAGGTCAGCCCACTCTCGGCGCTGCTGCTGAGCCTGGTGGCGACCATCAGCGCGGCTGGGGCT from Deinococcus sp. Marseille-Q6407 includes the following:
- a CDS encoding SDR family oxidoreductase; the encoded protein is MRLLVTGGSGRLGRALRTFFPQAWWPSHAELDVTRSQQVQAAVAAYRPDLILHAAAYTDVARAETDRATCWQVNVEGTRHIARATLDHGARLVFVSTDYVFQGDRGQYREDDPPGVPTTYYGLTKLVAEEAARQAGALLLRTSFRERPFPHPQAVTDAYTSQDYLDVLLPELALAVQHALELGAGPLHVSSVRRSVYELARLSRPDVRPVRRADMATPLPQDVSLDSSRWRALSQQWRIP
- a CDS encoding phospholipase D family protein, with product MQAQVGGDLACDLVLGRTPGCSARGPGLPAWQAVAAAVKQRGVRVRLLLDQGQPLATENWALLRRLRDDLARAGAADRLEVRWAPHRLHTKAVIVDGQMTVVGSTNLHFSSFGPRGLTEYALATSDPQAVAAVQANFAAEWAQGVELPEPWWSAPR
- a CDS encoding formate--tetrahydrofolate ligase, coding for MTAQQTLPSDLEIARQAELWPLGQVAARAGIPEEDLIPYGRHVAKVDLRVLDTPAGRPPARLVVVTAVTPTPLGEGKTTTAVGLAQGLAASGKQATLTLRQPSMGPTFGVKGGAAGGGYSQIVPMEALNLHLTGDFHAVTAAHNLLAAMIDAHLFHGNRLEIDPQNISWRRVLDMNDRALRNVVTGLGSRQDGVPRQTGFDITAASEVMVILSLATSLQDLRARLGRIVIGFTRSGQPVTAEQLGAAGAMAVILKDALQPNLMQTLEHTPALIHAGPFGNIATGNSSVMADLVGSRAADYLITEAGFGADMGAERFFNVKCRVSGLRPAAAVLVVTVRALKTHSGRHRVVAGQPLPAAMLEENPGDVRAGADNLRKHIEIVRGFGVSPVVAINVFPGDFDSEHAVIQEVAQAAGARVARATHVADGGAGATELAQAVMAACEDPSDFRPTYDLADPLVTKLEKVACGVYGADGLDLSPQARRDLKRFEELGYGHFPVVIAKTHLSISSDPRLRGAPTGWRLPVREVRAAAGAGYVYAICGDMRTMPGLGRAPAACKIDLDENGEIQGLF
- the sstT gene encoding serine/threonine transporter SstT translates to MWKVLNRWGLVPQIIVGLLIGAGVALLWPAAGAALGLLGTLFVGALKAVAPVLVFVLVIAAISGHQQGQDTNMGSVLWLYLLGTFSAALLAVAFSFAFPTQLTLATAVQDAAPPGDVVTVLTNLLSNAVMNPVRALVEANYIGILFWAVLLGLALRQAGAGTRQMLQEAGDAVSQVVRWVIAFAPLGILGLVASTVAETGFDGLLSYGRLLAVLLGAMLTMALVINPLIVWFKLRRNPYPLVLTCLRESGITAFFTRSSAANIPVNLALAEKLGVREETYSMSIPLGATINMAGAAITITVLTLAAAHTVGTEVSPLSALLLSLVATISAAGASGVAGGSLLLIPLACSLFGISEDVALQVVGVGFIIGVIQDSAETALNSSTDVLFTATADFAARRAGGQET